The following proteins are encoded in a genomic region of Alistipes shahii WAL 8301:
- a CDS encoding restriction endonuclease subunit S, producing MERHIKNTDNYEVYSVSVSQGIINQIDYLGRSFAAKETLHYNVVNYGDIVYTKSPTGDFPYGIVKRSHIQKPVAVSPLYGVYQPKNDYIGKYLHLYFKSPINTKNYLHRLIQKGAKNTINITNSHFLDNNVFIPEKPELINIVNLTSAIEDKLVLASRMLDLLKSQKGYLLSKMFI from the coding sequence ATGGAAAGACATATAAAAAATACAGATAATTATGAGGTTTATTCAGTATCAGTTAGTCAAGGGATCATCAATCAGATAGATTATCTTGGCAGATCTTTTGCTGCAAAGGAGACCCTACATTACAATGTTGTCAACTATGGTGATATTGTTTATACCAAGAGCCCCACTGGAGATTTTCCATATGGCATAGTTAAGCGTAGCCACATTCAGAAACCAGTTGCTGTGTCGCCATTATACGGAGTCTATCAACCTAAAAATGATTACATTGGCAAGTATCTGCATTTGTACTTCAAAAGCCCTATTAATACTAAGAATTATTTACATCGTCTGATTCAGAAAGGAGCTAAAAACACTATTAACATAACGAATTCTCACTTTCTTGATAACAACGTGTTTATCCCTGAAAAACCAGAATTGATAAATATTGTGAATCTAACATCTGCTATTGAAGACAAGTTAGTTCTAGCAAGCCGGATGTTAGACTTGCTTAAAAGTCAAAAGGGTTACTTATTATCTAAAATGTTTATATAA
- a CDS encoding restriction endonuclease subunit S — MASLQDIAAINPKSDQLQNTFIYIDLEAVEKGELRKIQEIMREEAPSRAQRVINNNDILFQCVRPYQKNNYIHRILNTSNQQWVASTGYAQIRTTESPNYIYHLLNTDGFNRKVMVRCTGSSYPAINSEDLATIRFYYTPDKKEQFKISRLLDLIDERIATQNKIIEKLESLIRGIRNSLLYSDNGTPIRIGDILKERVEKTTVNNQHEILSSTVKGIFSQREYFSKDIASENNAGYKVIRLHDVVLSPQNLWMGNINYNDHFEVGIVSPSYKIFTIAEKYDKTFIASMLKTQRSLYNYMLVSEQGASIVRRNLNMEAFEQLVFKIPPYEKQCEIGRTMSTLRTRLAIANATRIAYGQQKQWLLRQMFI, encoded by the coding sequence ATGGCATCACTTCAAGATATAGCCGCTATAAATCCAAAATCAGACCAGCTTCAGAACACTTTTATTTATATAGATTTGGAAGCCGTCGAAAAAGGTGAGTTGAGAAAAATACAAGAAATAATGCGAGAAGAAGCACCAAGTAGAGCACAGCGCGTTATAAATAACAATGATATTCTGTTTCAATGTGTGCGTCCCTATCAGAAAAACAACTATATTCATAGAATTTTAAATACGAGTAATCAACAATGGGTTGCTTCTACTGGATATGCTCAAATTAGGACAACAGAATCACCAAACTATATTTATCATCTATTGAATACAGACGGATTCAATAGAAAAGTAATGGTTCGTTGCACAGGCTCAAGTTATCCTGCTATTAATAGTGAGGATTTAGCAACAATTCGTTTTTATTATACGCCTGACAAAAAAGAGCAATTTAAAATATCTCGATTATTAGATTTGATAGACGAGCGCATCGCTACCCAAAACAAAATCATTGAGAAACTTGAATCCTTAATCAGAGGAATAAGAAATAGCCTGCTGTACTCTGATAATGGCACACCGATTAGAATCGGGGATATCTTAAAAGAGCGAGTTGAGAAAACGACGGTCAACAATCAACACGAGATTTTAAGTTCAACGGTCAAAGGCATATTCTCGCAACGTGAGTATTTCTCAAAGGATATAGCCAGCGAAAATAATGCTGGCTATAAGGTAATCCGATTACACGATGTTGTATTGAGCCCCCAGAATTTATGGATGGGCAATATCAATTACAATGATCATTTTGAGGTGGGAATTGTATCTCCTTCTTACAAGATATTTACCATTGCGGAGAAATATGACAAAACCTTTATCGCATCAATGCTAAAGACTCAGCGGTCCTTATATAATTACATGTTAGTGTCAGAGCAAGGTGCAAGTATAGTGAGGCGAAATCTAAATATGGAGGCATTTGAACAACTCGTATTCAAAATACCTCCATATGAAAAGCAATGCGAAATAGGAAGAACTATGTCGACCTTGCGAACTAGGCTGGCAATTGCTAATGCTACTAGAATAGCCTACGGACAACAAAAGCAATGGTTGCTCAGACAGATGTTTATATAA